From the Leptolyngbya sp. O-77 genome, one window contains:
- the acsF gene encoding magnesium-protoporphyrin IX monomethyl ester (oxidative) cyclase, with protein sequence MVDSLKKPGFEELRPGVKVPAKETILTPRFYTTDFDEMAKMDISVNEDELRAILEEFRTDYNRHHFVRSEEFNQSWDHIDGESRQLFIEFLERSCTAEFSGFLLYKELGRRLKDKNPVLAECFTLMSRDEARHAGFLNKALSDFNMSLDLGFLTKSRSYTFFKPKFIFYATYLSEKIGYWRYIKIFRHLQAHPENRIYPIFSFFENWCQDENRHGDFFDAIMKAQPSILNDWKARLWCRFFLLSVFATMYLNDLQRADFYKALGINARDYDIDVIRETNATAGRVFPLVLNVDHPDFFRLMDEAAASYLKIVNAPASNEPKLLKTLKRLPHILSIGLKMIQLYLMKPIDTAHLEGTVR encoded by the coding sequence ATGGTAGATTCCCTCAAGAAACCTGGCTTTGAAGAACTGCGTCCGGGCGTAAAAGTCCCGGCGAAAGAGACGATTCTCACCCCCCGTTTCTATACCACCGACTTCGACGAGATGGCCAAGATGGACATCTCCGTGAACGAGGATGAACTGAGGGCAATCCTGGAAGAGTTCCGCACAGACTACAACCGTCATCACTTTGTGCGGAGCGAAGAATTTAATCAGTCCTGGGATCACATCGACGGCGAGAGTCGTCAACTGTTTATCGAGTTTTTGGAGCGCTCCTGCACAGCGGAATTCTCTGGCTTTTTGCTTTACAAAGAGCTGGGTCGTCGCCTCAAGGACAAGAACCCGGTGCTGGCAGAGTGCTTTACGCTGATGTCGCGGGATGAAGCGCGGCACGCAGGCTTTTTGAACAAAGCCCTGTCGGACTTTAATATGTCGCTGGATTTGGGCTTTTTGACCAAGAGCCGCAGCTATACCTTCTTCAAGCCCAAGTTCATTTTCTACGCCACCTACCTGTCGGAGAAAATTGGCTACTGGCGGTACATCAAGATTTTCCGCCACCTGCAAGCTCATCCCGAAAATCGCATCTACCCGATCTTCAGCTTCTTTGAGAACTGGTGTCAGGACGAAAACCGCCACGGCGACTTTTTCGACGCAATCATGAAAGCGCAGCCCAGCATTCTGAATGACTGGAAAGCGCGGCTGTGGTGTCGCTTCTTCCTGCTGTCGGTGTTTGCGACGATGTATCTCAACGACTTGCAGCGGGCTGACTTTTACAAGGCGCTGGGCATCAACGCGCGGGACTACGACATCGACGTGATTCGCGAGACGAACGCCACGGCGGGGCGCGTGTTCCCGCTGGTGCTGAATGTGGATCATCCCGACTTCTTCCGGCTGATGGACGAAGCCGCCGCCAGCTATCTGAAGATTGTGAATGCGCCCGCGTCAAACGAGCCGAAGCTGCTGAAGACTCTGAAACGCCTACCTCACATCCTGTCGATTGGTCTGAAAATGATTCAGCTTTATCTGATGAAGCCGATCGACACGGCTCACCTGGAAGGGACGGTGCGCTAG
- the larE gene encoding ATP-dependent sacrificial sulfur transferase LarE produces MLAEKLEQLRSLFAEMDRALIAYSGGIDSTLVAKVAWDVLGDRALAVTAESPSLLPEDLEDARVQAAEIGIAHEVVQTHEMDNPNYTANPVNRCYFCKSELHDTLKPLALERGYPYVVDGVNADDLQDYRPGIQAAKERGVRSPLAEVGITKLEVRELSRMLELPWWDKPAQPCLSSRFPYGEEITVAKLQRVGRAERYLRNLGLKTLRVRSEGDTARIELPAEDIKTFISTLDLPALVAEFQSYGFVYVTLDLEGFRSGKLNQILGVGALG; encoded by the coding sequence ATGCTGGCAGAAAAGCTAGAACAGTTGCGATCGCTCTTTGCAGAAATGGATCGGGCGCTGATTGCCTACTCAGGCGGCATCGACAGTACGCTGGTGGCCAAGGTGGCGTGGGACGTGTTGGGCGATCGCGCGTTGGCCGTCACCGCCGAGTCGCCCTCACTTTTGCCCGAAGACCTGGAAGACGCACGGGTGCAGGCGGCGGAAATCGGCATCGCCCATGAAGTGGTGCAAACCCACGAAATGGACAACCCCAACTACACCGCCAACCCGGTCAACCGCTGCTACTTTTGCAAGAGCGAACTGCACGACACGCTGAAGCCCCTCGCCCTAGAGCGCGGCTATCCCTACGTGGTCGATGGTGTGAATGCCGATGATTTGCAGGACTATCGACCGGGCATTCAGGCGGCGAAGGAGAGAGGAGTGCGATCGCCCCTCGCCGAAGTCGGCATCACCAAGCTCGAAGTCCGCGAACTCTCGCGGATGCTAGAACTCCCCTGGTGGGACAAACCCGCTCAGCCCTGCCTCAGCTCCCGCTTTCCCTACGGCGAAGAAATCACCGTCGCCAAGCTCCAGCGCGTCGGCCGCGCCGAACGATACCTGCGAAACCTGGGGCTAAAAACCCTGCGCGTCCGCTCCGAAGGCGACACCGCCCGCATCGAACTCCCCGCCGAAGACATCAAAACCTTCATTAGCACCCTCGACCTGCCTGCCCTGGTTGCCGAATTCCAGAGCTACGGCTTTGTCTACGTCACGCTAGATCTGGAAGGCTTCCGCAGCGGCAAGCTAAATCAGATCTTGGGCGTGGGGGCGTTGGGATAA
- a CDS encoding ABC-F family ATP-binding cassette domain-containing protein: MALFNVRSLSKDFGIKEILRDASFSLEEGDKVGLIGTNGSGKSTLLKMLAGLEPADSGEIWRNPGAKIVYLPQQPIVDEDRTVLEQVFADCGEQMALVREYEDLSDKLAHGHGDSDTLMAKLSSVSQKIEMANAWELETQAKVILSKLGIQDFEARVGDLSGGYRKRIAIATALLSDPDALLIDEPTNHLDALSVEWLQDYLKRFRGAILLITHDRYFLDRVTNRILEIDRGDLYAYSGNYSYYLTKKAEAEESAASTQRKHAGVLRRELEWLKRGPKARSTKQKARIDRIRDMQAQEFKQANGKVDITTAGRRIGKKVIELTNISKSYGDRVLIKDFTHSFNPEDRIGIIGGNGAGKSTLMNIITGRVQPDAGTVEIGSTIHIGYFDQHSEDLEINEDQRVIDYLKSVAELVKTADGSVITASQMLERFLFSPNQQYAPINKLSGGEKRRLFLLKVLMGAPNVLILDEPTNDLDVQTLAVLEEYLEDFNGCAIAVSHDRYFLDRVVDVIFALEAGGTIRQYPGNYTTYLEYLERQKQEAAEAPKPAPKAAAKPTTSESASTVNSSSSATKPRKLSFKEKREYETLEAKIPALEAERDALEKQLYDQPPADFTEMQQLTEKLASLTTEIDAATERWLELAELIDA; encoded by the coding sequence ATGGCTCTCTTTAACGTGCGATCGCTCTCCAAAGATTTCGGCATCAAGGAAATTCTCCGGGATGCCAGCTTTAGCCTGGAAGAAGGCGACAAGGTGGGGCTGATCGGCACCAACGGATCGGGCAAATCAACGCTGCTGAAAATGCTGGCAGGGCTGGAGCCAGCCGACAGCGGCGAGATCTGGCGCAATCCGGGTGCAAAGATCGTGTATCTGCCGCAGCAGCCCATTGTGGACGAAGACCGCACCGTGCTGGAGCAAGTCTTTGCCGACTGCGGCGAACAGATGGCGCTGGTGCGCGAGTACGAAGACCTCTCAGACAAGCTGGCGCATGGACACGGCGACTCCGATACGCTGATGGCCAAGCTGTCGAGCGTGTCGCAAAAGATCGAGATGGCCAACGCCTGGGAACTGGAAACCCAGGCCAAGGTGATTCTCAGCAAGCTGGGTATTCAGGACTTTGAGGCGCGGGTGGGCGACCTGTCAGGCGGATACCGCAAACGGATTGCGATCGCCACGGCCCTGCTTTCTGACCCCGACGCGCTGCTCATCGACGAACCCACCAACCACCTCGACGCGCTCTCGGTGGAATGGCTCCAAGACTATCTCAAGCGCTTTCGTGGCGCAATTTTGCTGATCACCCACGATCGCTACTTTCTCGATCGCGTCACCAATCGCATTTTGGAAATCGACCGGGGCGACCTCTACGCCTACTCCGGCAACTATAGCTATTACCTGACGAAAAAAGCCGAAGCCGAAGAATCGGCCGCCAGCACCCAGCGCAAACATGCGGGCGTGCTGCGGCGCGAGCTGGAATGGCTGAAGCGCGGCCCCAAAGCCCGCAGCACCAAGCAAAAAGCCCGCATCGACCGCATCCGCGACATGCAGGCACAGGAATTCAAACAAGCCAACGGCAAAGTCGATATCACCACCGCTGGCCGCCGCATCGGCAAGAAAGTCATCGAACTCACGAATATTTCCAAGTCCTATGGCGATCGGGTGTTGATCAAAGACTTTACCCACAGCTTCAACCCGGAAGATCGCATCGGCATCATCGGCGGCAACGGCGCAGGCAAATCCACCCTGATGAACATCATCACCGGGCGCGTGCAGCCCGACGCGGGCACGGTCGAAATTGGCTCCACGATCCACATCGGCTATTTCGACCAGCACTCCGAAGACCTGGAAATCAACGAAGATCAGCGCGTCATCGACTACCTCAAAAGTGTGGCGGAACTGGTAAAAACAGCCGACGGCAGCGTCATCACTGCGTCGCAAATGCTGGAGCGCTTTCTGTTTTCGCCCAACCAGCAGTATGCGCCGATCAACAAGCTCTCCGGTGGCGAAAAGCGCCGACTGTTTTTGCTAAAGGTGCTGATGGGCGCACCCAATGTGCTGATTTTGGACGAGCCGACCAACGACCTGGACGTGCAAACGCTGGCGGTGCTGGAGGAATATCTGGAGGACTTCAACGGTTGTGCGATCGCCGTTTCGCACGATCGCTACTTTCTCGATCGCGTGGTGGACGTGATCTTTGCGCTGGAAGCGGGCGGCACGATTCGCCAATATCCTGGAAACTACACCACCTATCTGGAATACCTGGAGCGGCAAAAGCAGGAGGCCGCCGAAGCGCCCAAACCTGCTCCCAAAGCAGCCGCGAAGCCTACGACTTCTGAGTCTGCAAGCACGGTTAATTCTTCAAGCAGCGCCACCAAGCCGCGCAAACTGTCTTTCAAAGAAAAGCGCGAATATGAAACCCTGGAGGCGAAAATTCCCGCCCTGGAAGCGGAACGGGATGCGCTGGAAAAGCAGCTTTATGACCAGCCGCCTGCCGACTTTACAGAAATGCAGCAGTTGACAGAAAAGCTGGCCAGCCTGACGACCGAAATTGACGCCGCCACAGAGCGCTGGCTAGAGCTAGCCGAACTGATTGACGCTTAG
- a CDS encoding alpha/beta fold hydrolase produces the protein MPLTQTPTISTQTWHWRGFPIRYQQAGSAGVPMLLVHGFGASSDHWRKNLPVLAQTNRVFAIDLIGFGYSAKPTPGEEIQYTFETWGQQLLDFCREVIGEPVLLVGNSIGCVAALQAAVLEPAWVRGVAMLDCSLRMLHDRKRATLPWYRRFGSVWLQQVLANRAIGQFFFSQIAQPKTVRKVLLQAYGRKDAVTNELVDLLLKPAFEPGAVDVFLAFIRYSQGPLAEDLLPQVTCPVLVLWGTEDPWEPIALGREFANYPCVQDFIPLEGLGHCPQDEAPEVVNPILQQWAAGF, from the coding sequence ATGCCCCTCACCCAAACCCCTACCATCTCCACCCAAACCTGGCACTGGCGCGGCTTCCCGATTCGCTATCAGCAGGCAGGCAGTGCGGGTGTGCCGATGCTGCTGGTGCATGGCTTTGGCGCATCCAGCGACCACTGGCGCAAAAATCTGCCAGTCCTGGCCCAAACAAACCGCGTGTTTGCCATCGATCTGATCGGTTTTGGCTATTCTGCCAAGCCGACACCGGGAGAGGAGATTCAATATACGTTTGAAACTTGGGGACAGCAACTTCTTGACTTTTGTCGCGAGGTGATTGGCGAGCCGGTGCTGCTGGTGGGCAATTCGATTGGCTGTGTGGCAGCGTTGCAGGCGGCGGTGCTGGAGCCAGCGTGGGTGCGCGGCGTGGCCATGCTCGACTGTTCGCTGCGGATGCTGCATGACCGCAAGCGGGCAACCCTGCCCTGGTATCGGCGGTTTGGCTCGGTGTGGCTTCAGCAAGTGCTGGCCAACCGGGCGATCGGGCAGTTCTTCTTTTCGCAAATTGCCCAGCCCAAGACGGTTCGCAAGGTGCTGCTGCAAGCCTATGGCCGCAAGGATGCCGTGACCAATGAACTGGTGGACTTGCTGCTGAAGCCAGCCTTTGAGCCGGGCGCAGTGGATGTGTTCTTGGCGTTTATCCGCTATTCGCAGGGGCCGCTGGCGGAAGATTTGCTTCCCCAAGTGACCTGCCCGGTGCTGGTGCTATGGGGCACTGAAGACCCGTGGGAGCCGATCGCCCTCGGCCGCGAATTTGCCAACTACCCCTGCGTCCAGGATTTTATTCCTCTGGAAGGGTTGGGACATTGCCCCCAGGACGAAGCCCCGGAGGTGGTCAATCCAATTTTGCAGCAGTGGGCAGCAGGCTTCTAG
- a CDS encoding FtsW/RodA/SpoVE family cell cycle protein: MSRRVKPVGKGRRVLSKATPVNSAAPPTIEPIVEPPQKSPELGDRPSGSSALPWESTPVDSWAMEARMLRWLTFLWLGLGLAVLFSASYAIADTEHGNGLYYIQRQILYGCVGLLGFSLLVSTPLRFVLGMADLLMLICLGLILLTLVPGFGTTVNGASRWLAIGPLPILQPSELIKPFLVLQGARIFGRWDRLSWRVRFTWLGIFMLLLASILLQPNLSTTALCGMLLWLMALAAGLPWRYLGGTAIAGLSAAVLSVSLRDYQRDRIVSFLNPWADPAQNGYQLIQSLLAVGSGGLTGKGFGLSQQKLFYLPIHYTDFIFAVYAEEFGFLGGLLLLLLLGSFAALGLRVALKAKSPIHQLVAIGVVVLLVGQSLLNIGVATGALPTTGLPFPFFSYGGSSIIASLVSAALLVRVARESSSAAVVSLGQGRRFGGDRPYRRRLRPAPPGAFSTKPSPRCPHSS; encoded by the coding sequence ATGAGCCGCCGCGTGAAACCTGTTGGGAAAGGTCGTCGTGTGTTGTCGAAAGCGACACCCGTAAACTCTGCTGCGCCGCCCACGATCGAGCCAATTGTTGAACCGCCTCAAAAATCTCCTGAGTTGGGCGATCGCCCTTCTGGGTCGTCTGCGCTGCCCTGGGAAAGTACGCCCGTCGATAGCTGGGCGATGGAGGCGCGGATGCTGCGCTGGCTGACGTTTTTGTGGCTGGGCCTGGGGCTGGCGGTGCTGTTTTCGGCCTCTTATGCGATCGCCGATACCGAGCATGGCAACGGTCTGTATTATATCCAGCGCCAGATTTTGTATGGCTGCGTGGGGCTGTTGGGTTTTAGCCTGTTGGTGAGTACGCCGCTGCGGTTTGTGCTGGGCATGGCAGATTTGCTGATGCTGATCTGCCTGGGGCTGATCTTGCTAACGCTGGTGCCTGGATTTGGCACAACGGTCAACGGCGCGAGTCGCTGGCTGGCGATCGGGCCATTGCCGATTTTGCAGCCGTCGGAGTTGATCAAGCCGTTTCTGGTGCTGCAAGGGGCGCGGATTTTTGGGCGGTGGGATCGGCTGTCGTGGCGGGTGCGGTTTACCTGGTTGGGCATTTTCATGCTGCTGCTGGCCAGCATTCTGCTCCAGCCCAACCTGAGCACCACGGCGCTGTGCGGAATGCTGCTGTGGCTGATGGCGCTGGCGGCGGGGCTGCCCTGGCGATATCTGGGCGGCACGGCGATCGCCGGGCTGAGTGCCGCCGTCCTCAGCGTCAGCCTGCGCGACTATCAGCGCGATCGCATCGTGTCGTTTCTCAACCCCTGGGCCGACCCGGCGCAAAACGGCTACCAGCTAATTCAAAGCCTCCTGGCGGTTGGCTCTGGCGGACTCACGGGCAAAGGCTTTGGGCTGTCGCAGCAAAAATTGTTCTATTTGCCGATTCACTACACGGACTTTATTTTTGCAGTCTATGCTGAGGAATTTGGGTTTTTGGGCGGGCTATTGCTGCTGCTGCTGCTGGGTTCCTTTGCGGCGCTGGGGCTGCGGGTGGCGCTAAAGGCCAAAAGCCCCATCCATCAACTGGTGGCGATCGGCGTGGTGGTGCTGCTGGTGGGGCAATCGCTGCTGAATATTGGCGTGGCCACGGGGGCGCTGCCCACGACCGGACTCCCATTTCCCTTCTTTAGCTATGGCGGCAGTTCTATCATTGCCAGCCTGGTGTCGGCGGCGCTGCTGGTGCGGGTGGCGCGAGAAAGCAGCAGCGCTGCGGTGGTGTCGCTGGGCCAGGGGCGCAGGTTTGGGGGCGATCGCCCTTACAGGCGGCGACTCCGCCCTGCTCCACCAGGCGCTTTCTCAACAAAACCCAGCCCTCGCTGCCCGCATTCATCGTGA
- a CDS encoding NAD(P)H-quinone oxidoreductase subunit M, translating into MLIKSTTRHIRIFSAEVQDNELVPSADKLTLDVDPDNELNWNDEALKAVYKKFEELTAQYAGEDLTDYNVRRIGSDLEHFVRSLLYEGKVSYNLQSRVRNYSLGLPKVSADINV; encoded by the coding sequence ATGTTAATCAAGTCCACCACGCGGCACATTCGGATTTTCTCAGCAGAGGTTCAGGACAACGAGCTGGTGCCCAGCGCCGACAAGCTGACGCTGGATGTTGACCCAGACAACGAGCTGAACTGGAACGACGAAGCCCTGAAAGCGGTTTACAAAAAGTTTGAAGAACTGACCGCGCAATACGCTGGCGAAGACCTGACCGACTACAATGTGCGGCGCATCGGTTCAGACCTGGAGCATTTTGTGCGATCGCTCCTCTATGAGGGCAAGGTATCCTACAACCTGCAAAGCCGCGTGCGAAACTACAGCCTGGGGCTGCCGAAGGTGTCGGCCGACATCAACGTTTAA
- a CDS encoding DNA-methyltransferase, whose translation MAQAGSKQLALFQKKKITKQSEVNRQPYYTQGYGAAYLGDSLELIQDLKDCSVNLILTSPPFALTRKKEYGNESAETYVSWFLPFAHEFKRVLTEDGSFVIDLGGAYLPGNPVRSIYQYELLVRLCKEVGFFLAQDFFHYNPARLPTPAEWVTVRRIRVKDSVNVVWWLSKTEHPKADNKKVLKPYSESMKQLLKNGYKAKLRPSGHDISTKFQKDNAGAIPPNLIEAANTESNSSYLRRCKEAGKKPHPARFPASFADFFINFLTDENDLVLDPFAGSNTTGFVAENLHRRWIAFELNEEYLIGSQYRFEE comes from the coding sequence ATGGCTCAAGCAGGCTCTAAGCAACTAGCATTGTTTCAAAAGAAAAAAATAACTAAGCAATCAGAAGTCAATAGGCAGCCCTATTACACTCAGGGATATGGAGCAGCATACTTGGGAGATAGTCTTGAGCTTATACAAGATCTGAAGGATTGCAGCGTTAACCTGATTTTGACATCACCTCCCTTTGCACTTACCCGCAAAAAAGAATACGGGAATGAAAGTGCAGAAACTTATGTTAGTTGGTTCCTTCCCTTCGCACATGAATTTAAGAGGGTACTCACTGAAGATGGGTCATTTGTAATTGATTTAGGGGGTGCCTATCTTCCTGGAAATCCAGTGCGTAGCATCTATCAATATGAATTGCTTGTTCGATTATGCAAAGAAGTCGGATTTTTCTTGGCTCAAGATTTCTTTCACTATAATCCTGCTAGGCTCCCAACCCCTGCCGAATGGGTTACTGTTAGACGTATTCGAGTAAAAGATTCAGTCAATGTAGTTTGGTGGTTGTCCAAAACTGAACATCCAAAGGCTGATAATAAAAAGGTTTTGAAGCCTTATAGCGAAAGCATGAAACAGCTTCTAAAGAATGGATACAAAGCTAAATTACGTCCTAGCGGACATGATATTTCTACTAAATTTCAAAAGGATAATGCAGGGGCAATTCCACCAAATCTCATAGAAGCAGCCAACACAGAATCAAACAGTTCCTATTTGCGGAGGTGCAAGGAAGCAGGAAAGAAGCCTCATCCGGCACGGTTTCCCGCTTCTTTTGCTGATTTTTTCATCAATTTTTTGACGGATGAAAATGATCTTGTACTAGATCCTTTCGCTGGTTCCAACACGACGGGTTTTGTCGCAGAGAATTTACATAGAAGGTGGATAGCCTTTGAGTTGAACGAGGAATACTTGATCGGAAGCCAGTATCGTTTTGAGGAATAA
- a CDS encoding heme o synthase yields MQDTVCTDSIRHHQNVWQVVQSYWQLTKPRIIILLLITTAGSMWIAAHGEVDPVLALVTLLSGTLAAASANTINCLYDRDIDYDMERTRHRPLPSGRIQPRDALIFAIALALISFSLLTVFANLLSACLAMSGIVTYVLVYTHWLKRHSTQNIVIGGAAGAIPPLVGWAAVTGELSWAAWVFFAIIFFWTPPHFWALAMMIQKDYEKVGVPMLPVVAGQVATAKQIWIYTLIMIPVTLLLVFPLGVMGAVYLVAALGLAAVFLKKAWALLKNPMDYDSARSLFKYSIFYMMLLCAGMAVDSLPITHQITGQISGAIAQHVSFLSEIVPL; encoded by the coding sequence ATGCAAGATACCGTTTGCACCGATTCCATCCGCCATCACCAAAATGTTTGGCAAGTCGTTCAGAGCTACTGGCAGCTCACAAAACCCCGCATCATTATCCTGCTGCTGATTACCACCGCAGGCAGTATGTGGATTGCCGCCCACGGTGAGGTAGACCCTGTGCTGGCGCTGGTGACGCTGCTGAGTGGCACCCTCGCCGCTGCCTCTGCCAATACGATTAACTGTCTCTATGACCGTGATATTGACTACGACATGGAGCGCACGCGCCACCGCCCGCTGCCCTCAGGCCGCATCCAGCCGCGAGATGCCCTGATTTTTGCGATCGCCCTCGCGCTTATCTCGTTCTCGCTGCTGACGGTGTTCGCCAATCTGCTGAGCGCCTGTCTGGCCATGTCGGGCATTGTGACCTACGTGCTGGTCTACACGCACTGGCTCAAGCGCCACAGCACACAGAACATCGTCATCGGTGGTGCAGCGGGCGCAATTCCGCCGCTAGTGGGCTGGGCGGCGGTGACGGGCGAGCTAAGCTGGGCCGCCTGGGTGTTCTTTGCCATCATCTTCTTCTGGACACCGCCCCACTTCTGGGCGCTGGCGATGATGATTCAGAAGGACTACGAAAAGGTCGGCGTGCCGATGCTGCCTGTGGTCGCCGGACAGGTTGCCACCGCCAAGCAAATTTGGATCTACACGCTGATTATGATTCCGGTGACGCTGCTGCTGGTGTTCCCCCTCGGCGTGATGGGGGCAGTGTATCTGGTGGCGGCGCTGGGACTGGCTGCGGTTTTCCTGAAAAAAGCCTGGGCCCTGCTCAAAAACCCGATGGACTATGACTCTGCGCGATCGCTCTTTAAGTACTCCATCTTCTACATGATGCTGCTCTGCGCGGGCATGGCAGTAGACAGCCTGCCGATTACGCACCAGATTACTGGGCAAATTTCAGGGGCGATCGCCCAACATGTCTCCTTCCTCAGCGAAATCGTACCGCTATAG
- a CDS encoding HNH endonuclease, whose translation MVLRKRALLDLVTRSILECGWNVLYLESPDNHPFRLQVYRDDESYRVRIYIWNLTHGGGSARPRSEYRIQITGLSTSYFEPEIGGKTLILGWWNEVGVFAGFDYNKHSGTLGSSPSIQIREQFLRNAHINGFSACDKGNEEIAIAFKPSFFIEYIKNLESLHGFGESEYDLRVLETVAENPYAVNDGEIESTSWTRQTVIQSVKKRLRDSSFQDRVLTAYNYRCAMCGVQLDLVQAAHIVPVSHENGTDETSNGIALCALHHYAYDRGLVFVDEDYSVELNQSKLNKLRVRSRDEGLEEFTEALRAIILLPPATSDRPHRDYLSIANFLRLAAS comes from the coding sequence GTGGTTCTGCGTAAACGTGCCCTTCTCGACCTTGTAACACGCTCCATTTTGGAGTGCGGGTGGAACGTTCTTTATTTAGAAAGCCCAGATAATCATCCATTTAGGTTGCAGGTCTATAGGGATGATGAAAGCTATCGGGTTCGCATTTACATTTGGAATTTGACTCACGGGGGAGGGTCAGCAAGACCCAGAAGCGAATACCGTATTCAAATCACGGGTTTATCCACCAGCTATTTTGAGCCTGAGATTGGGGGCAAAACTCTAATTCTTGGCTGGTGGAATGAAGTCGGCGTTTTTGCAGGCTTTGATTATAACAAGCATTCTGGAACATTAGGCTCTTCGCCTTCGATTCAAATTCGCGAGCAATTTCTTCGAAATGCTCACATTAACGGGTTTTCTGCTTGCGACAAAGGCAATGAGGAAATAGCGATCGCTTTCAAGCCTAGTTTTTTCATTGAATATATCAAAAACTTAGAATCTTTACATGGTTTTGGTGAGTCTGAATATGATCTTAGAGTGCTTGAAACTGTGGCTGAGAATCCTTATGCAGTAAACGATGGAGAGATTGAGTCAACAAGCTGGACTCGTCAAACGGTGATTCAGTCTGTCAAAAAGAGATTAAGGGATTCTAGTTTCCAAGATCGAGTTTTAACCGCTTATAACTACCGATGTGCTATGTGCGGCGTACAGCTCGATCTAGTACAGGCAGCGCATATTGTACCCGTAAGCCATGAGAATGGAACTGATGAAACCTCTAACGGAATAGCTTTATGTGCATTGCATCACTATGCTTATGATCGTGGTCTTGTATTCGTAGATGAAGATTACTCAGTTGAACTTAATCAAAGTAAGCTCAATAAGCTTCGAGTAAGATCCCGCGATGAAGGACTAGAAGAGTTTACTGAAGCTTTAAGAGCCATAATTCTTCTACCTCCAGCTACTTCAGATCGTCCGCATAGAGATTATTTATCTATTGCTAATTTTTTACGTCTTGCAGCCTCGTAG
- a CDS encoding COX15/CtaA family protein, with the protein MADAALPAASSDLEKLQSTVRHPLAVQRIRRLVWKLAIATLILMAIGSATRVMNAGLACPDWPLCYGTLVPTQQMNLQVFLEWFHRLDASLIGLLTMLLVGMSLWYRCSIPRWVPWASAFALFLVMFQGLLGGLTVTQLLRFDIVTAHLGTALAFFITLLVMGVALLPHQGTGTVGKLPWFSLAAALLVYAQSLSGALVGSRWALHQCLGGSQLCVVMNTHLLGVVPASLSVLILVGLAWRTPALHPSLRRLASLALVFLGLQVLLGVATYRLHLQVEPLTVAHQMIGACLLGTLVCFTALGWRDRPVSEVKSAALAQSSSEPTQPPPSGAVPV; encoded by the coding sequence ATGGCAGATGCAGCTTTACCCGCAGCGTCGAGTGACTTGGAGAAACTGCAATCCACCGTCCGTCATCCCCTCGCGGTGCAGCGGATTCGGCGGTTGGTGTGGAAATTGGCGATCGCCACGCTGATTCTGATGGCGATCGGCAGCGCCACCCGCGTCATGAATGCCGGCCTGGCCTGCCCCGACTGGCCCCTCTGCTACGGCACGCTAGTGCCCACCCAGCAGATGAATTTGCAGGTTTTTTTGGAATGGTTTCATCGGCTGGATGCCTCACTGATTGGGCTGTTGACGATGCTGCTGGTGGGCATGAGCCTGTGGTATCGCTGCTCGATTCCCCGCTGGGTGCCCTGGGCCTCGGCGTTTGCCCTGTTTCTTGTCATGTTTCAGGGTTTGCTGGGTGGGCTGACCGTCACGCAATTGCTCCGGTTCGACATTGTGACCGCGCACCTGGGCACGGCGCTGGCGTTTTTCATCACGCTGCTGGTGATGGGCGTAGCGCTCTTGCCGCACCAGGGGACGGGAACCGTTGGCAAGTTGCCCTGGTTTAGCCTGGCCGCTGCGCTGCTGGTTTATGCTCAGAGCCTTTCCGGGGCGCTGGTGGGGTCACGCTGGGCGCTGCATCAGTGCCTTGGCGGGTCGCAGCTTTGTGTCGTGATGAACACACACCTGCTGGGGGTGGTTCCGGCGAGTCTGTCGGTGTTGATTCTCGTGGGGCTGGCCTGGCGCACTCCGGCGCTGCATCCCAGCCTGCGGCGGCTGGCAAGCCTGGCGCTGGTTTTTTTGGGGCTGCAAGTGCTGCTGGGCGTGGCCACCTATCGCCTACACTTGCAGGTCGAGCCGCTAACCGTGGCACACCAGATGATCGGCGCGTGCCTGCTGGGAACGCTGGTTTGCTTTACAGCCTTGGGATGGCGCGATCGCCCTGTATCTGAGGTCAAAAGCGCGGCGCTGGCCCAGTCGTCGTCCGAGCCGACCCAGCCACCGCCATCTGGCGCGGTGCCCGTTTAG